From Jeotgalibaca dankookensis, one genomic window encodes:
- a CDS encoding helix-turn-helix domain-containing protein, with protein MDNFGDYLSKLRKDKKITLKSMAGLLGITSPYLSDVEKGRRDSFDIDKLNQIVDILSLTEDEANKLMNLAGDQRHNIAPDLPEYVAGKDYINAALRRAKDMGAGEAEWFEFIKSLENKSNKDV; from the coding sequence ATGGATAATTTCGGAGACTATTTGTCAAAACTACGAAAGGATAAAAAAATTACATTAAAATCAATGGCTGGATTGCTAGGAATCACATCACCATATCTCAGCGATGTTGAGAAAGGACGTAGAGATTCATTTGATATTGATAAACTTAACCAAATTGTTGATATTTTAAGCTTAACAGAAGATGAGGCGAATAAATTAATGAATCTTGCAGGTGACCAAAGGCATAATATAGCACCAGATCTTCCTGAGTATGTTGCAGGTAAAGACTATATTAATGCTGCTTTGAGAAGAGCAAAAGATATGGGGGCTGGAGAGGCTGAGTGGTTCGAATTTATTAAAAGTTTAGAAAATAAAAGCAATAAGGATGTTTGA
- a CDS encoding DUF2815 family protein → MSNMNSTKVVTGEVRLSYANVWEPRAAMNGGKEKYSASLIIPKSDTKTIEAIERAIDAAIEQGIGKFGGKKPNKAALKLPLRDGDIEKEDVAYQEAYFVNANAVRAPQIVDELVNPILDRSEVYSGVYARVSIHFYAYNVNGNRGVACGLGNIQKIRDGEPLGGGSSASSDFKPLSDATDDFLA, encoded by the coding sequence ATGTCAAATATGAATTCAACGAAAGTCGTTACAGGTGAAGTGAGATTAAGCTATGCAAACGTCTGGGAACCACGTGCTGCCATGAATGGCGGAAAAGAAAAATATTCTGCATCATTAATTATTCCAAAGTCAGATACCAAAACTATTGAGGCTATTGAACGAGCCATTGATGCCGCGATTGAACAAGGAATTGGAAAGTTTGGAGGCAAGAAGCCTAATAAAGCAGCTTTAAAATTACCATTACGCGATGGGGATATCGAGAAAGAGGATGTAGCATATCAAGAAGCTTACTTTGTGAATGCCAATGCTGTACGTGCACCACAAATTGTTGATGAGTTGGTGAATCCAATCCTGGATCGTTCAGAAGTTTATTCTGGTGTTTATGCGCGAGTGTCTATCCATTTTTATGCTTATAACGTGAACGGCAATCGTGGTGTAGCCTGCGGTCTAGGGAATATCCAGAAAATTCGTGACGGAGAACCATTAGGTGGTGGATCCTCTGCGAGTTCAGATTTTAAACCACTTTCTGATGCAACGGATGATTTCTTAGCATAG
- a CDS encoding helix-turn-helix domain-containing protein, with protein sequence MDTRFNSKMFFDNIYFLIKKRNEKIGDLESTAGVSTGYISRTSKESGAKPGIDFIISVASYLKISIDTLLTVDLSSLTPTELYLVSFFEKLKSDTVNDKLGWEKNSSDSLNYEEPDLNGVLSHPLMNYETFYDLSESEYPEEVTRNVMVSNAFGHHTVIAGDCFSLNMANNTTLHLMNICKTIHKVNDPNARAVEVWMTNNSGSQVYIGSNMEGMNLKYIIDDLYQTIVENLKYPKLNDSIRFAIESYMEKGIQPNDIDYSDLPF encoded by the coding sequence ATGGACACAAGATTTAATTCAAAAATGTTTTTTGACAATATCTATTTTTTAATTAAAAAGCGTAACGAAAAAATTGGTGATCTAGAGTCTACTGCAGGCGTCAGTACAGGATATATTTCCAGAACCAGTAAGGAGAGTGGTGCCAAGCCAGGTATTGATTTTATCATTAGTGTCGCTAGTTACTTAAAAATAAGTATAGACACTCTATTGACAGTCGATTTATCTTCATTGACTCCTACTGAATTGTATCTTGTTTCTTTCTTTGAAAAGCTTAAAAGTGACACGGTAAATGATAAGTTAGGTTGGGAGAAAAATTCCTCTGATTCTTTAAATTACGAAGAGCCTGACTTGAATGGCGTATTATCACACCCATTGATGAATTATGAGACTTTTTATGATTTATCAGAATCTGAATATCCAGAAGAAGTTACACGTAACGTTATGGTTTCTAATGCTTTTGGTCATCATACCGTCATAGCTGGGGATTGTTTTAGCTTGAATATGGCTAATAATACGACGCTACATCTTATGAATATTTGTAAGACAATCCATAAAGTGAATGATCCAAATGCCAGAGCAGTAGAAGTTTGGATGACTAATAACTCAGGAAGTCAAGTGTATATTGGAAGTAATATGGAGGGGATGAATCTCAAATATATAATTGATGATTTGTATCAAACAATCGTTGAAAATTTAAAGTATCCCAAATTAAATGATTCAATTCGTTTTGCTATTGAATCTTATATGGAAAAGGGTATACAACCAAATGACATTGATTATAGTGATTTACCATTTTAG
- a CDS encoding HNH endonuclease, whose amino-acid sequence MPRQPKKPCSYPGCPELVDGRYCEAHRKESHQTYNRYQRDPESNKRYGRQWRRIRQLYLHQNPLCEQCQAEGRLTAGQEVHHILPLGRGGTNDFTNLQTLCKPCHSKQSILDGDRFPKGVEYKY is encoded by the coding sequence GTGCCAAGACAACCCAAGAAACCTTGTTCTTATCCAGGGTGTCCAGAGTTAGTAGATGGACGGTACTGTGAGGCGCATCGAAAGGAAAGCCATCAAACTTACAATCGATATCAGAGAGACCCTGAAAGTAACAAACGCTATGGAAGACAGTGGCGAAGGATACGACAATTGTATCTGCATCAGAATCCTTTGTGTGAGCAGTGTCAAGCAGAGGGAAGACTGACTGCTGGTCAGGAAGTGCATCACATCTTACCGCTGGGACGAGGTGGAACGAATGACTTTACTAACCTCCAAACATTATGCAAACCCTGCCACTCCAAGCAATCGATATTAGATGGGGATCGATTTCCAAAGGGTGTTGAGTATAAATACTAG
- a CDS encoding phage/plasmid primase, P4 family — MNLYCSVTIGNHRATVFPHQVSVDSKEKLEQAAAYDHVAAAYENNYRSVGNFKVSNVVVLDLDNDHSDNSEDWIEMSDFITYFPDVKCYLVTSRNHQKKKGSLSARPRFHVYFPIEEVYDAQDYKQLKESIVDYFPYFDRNALDSARMTFGVANPEIVHCAGNQKVCSFIRLFPSFESWAHDQTSIPEGSRNSTMSHYAGRLLIRLGNTKEAREQFEQKALDCSPPLSEEELNKIWQSALNFGERVSQDPNYIPPDQFNVTYQYKPTDYSDVGQASVLAEHFSHQLCYSPSTDFLVYNGSYWDESKSQAVGVVKELTNKQLEEAGNKINEYRQLLENNGGMQLLASMSKKKAQEAMTKEQAVIMRNLEGALAYEDFVLKRRDNRYIQSALNVVRHLVEIEQGELDQGEFLLNTPSYTIDLKTGELLAHRPEDFITKQTLVDVSDKGEKYWLDALDTFFQEDQELIDYVQKIVGLAANGKVYVEALIIAYGDGRNGKSTFWNVIAKVLGSYSGNLSADSLTMKQQGNVKYELAEAKGKRLLISAELQEGMRLNTSVVKKLCSTDEIFAEKKFKDPFSYTPSHTLVLYTNHLPKVGALDEGTWRRLIVIPFEAKIEGNSDIKNYADFLYQEAGEAILAWVVEGAQKVIAEDYKISQPQKVKDAVAFYKETNDWFHHFIMDCCDVKEGLIEKSGRVYEEYRAYCHRSGEFPRSTTDFYTALASAGFERKKTNRGTFIHGLKLQSEFL, encoded by the coding sequence ATGAATTTATATTGTTCAGTCACGATTGGAAATCATCGGGCTACCGTATTTCCACATCAAGTCAGTGTCGATTCAAAAGAAAAATTAGAACAAGCAGCAGCTTATGATCATGTTGCTGCTGCCTATGAAAATAACTATCGATCGGTGGGAAATTTTAAGGTGTCAAATGTTGTTGTACTAGATTTAGATAATGATCACTCTGATAACTCAGAGGATTGGATTGAGATGAGTGACTTTATTACCTACTTTCCTGATGTCAAATGTTATTTAGTAACGAGTCGAAACCATCAAAAGAAGAAAGGTAGTTTATCAGCTCGGCCTCGCTTTCATGTGTATTTTCCGATTGAGGAAGTTTATGATGCGCAAGATTATAAACAGTTAAAAGAATCCATTGTCGATTACTTTCCCTACTTTGATCGCAATGCTTTAGATAGCGCGCGTATGACATTTGGGGTGGCCAATCCTGAAATAGTCCACTGCGCCGGCAATCAAAAGGTCTGCAGCTTTATCCGACTATTTCCTTCATTTGAGTCATGGGCTCATGACCAGACTTCGATACCAGAAGGGTCTCGGAATAGTACGATGAGCCATTATGCTGGACGACTTTTAATTCGCTTAGGAAATACCAAGGAAGCACGAGAGCAGTTTGAACAAAAAGCATTAGATTGTTCACCACCTTTATCGGAAGAAGAATTGAATAAGATTTGGCAGTCTGCTTTGAATTTTGGAGAGCGTGTGTCTCAGGATCCTAATTACATTCCACCGGACCAATTTAATGTGACCTATCAATATAAACCCACAGACTATTCAGATGTGGGCCAAGCTTCTGTATTGGCAGAACACTTTTCTCATCAGCTTTGCTATTCTCCTTCAACGGACTTTCTAGTGTATAACGGGAGTTATTGGGACGAGTCAAAGTCTCAAGCTGTTGGGGTTGTAAAAGAACTGACGAATAAACAACTTGAAGAAGCAGGAAATAAAATCAATGAATACAGACAGCTTCTTGAAAATAACGGCGGAATGCAATTGCTTGCTTCCATGAGTAAGAAAAAAGCCCAAGAAGCCATGACGAAAGAGCAGGCTGTTATCATGCGAAATCTCGAAGGAGCTTTAGCGTATGAAGATTTTGTGCTCAAACGACGTGATAATCGATACATTCAATCCGCATTAAATGTGGTACGTCATCTTGTAGAAATTGAACAAGGTGAATTAGACCAGGGTGAGTTTTTACTTAATACACCTTCTTATACGATTGATTTAAAAACAGGAGAGCTGTTAGCGCACCGGCCAGAAGACTTTATTACCAAACAAACTTTAGTGGACGTATCGGACAAAGGAGAGAAATATTGGTTGGATGCTTTAGATACTTTTTTCCAAGAGGATCAAGAATTGATCGATTATGTTCAGAAAATTGTCGGACTGGCGGCGAATGGCAAGGTATACGTGGAAGCCCTTATAATTGCCTATGGAGATGGCCGCAATGGGAAGTCTACCTTTTGGAATGTGATTGCCAAAGTCCTAGGTAGCTATTCTGGGAATCTATCGGCGGATTCATTGACGATGAAGCAACAAGGTAATGTGAAATACGAACTGGCAGAAGCAAAAGGAAAACGCCTCTTAATCTCTGCCGAACTTCAAGAAGGGATGCGACTCAACACGTCTGTCGTCAAAAAGTTATGCTCCACTGATGAGATTTTCGCGGAGAAAAAGTTTAAGGATCCCTTTTCTTATACGCCGAGTCATACATTGGTCCTTTACACCAATCACCTTCCAAAAGTAGGCGCCTTGGATGAAGGAACATGGCGACGATTAATTGTTATTCCCTTTGAGGCAAAGATTGAAGGAAACAGTGATATTAAAAACTACGCGGATTTTCTTTATCAAGAAGCCGGCGAAGCTATCTTAGCTTGGGTAGTTGAAGGGGCACAGAAGGTCATTGCTGAAGATTATAAAATTTCGCAGCCTCAAAAGGTAAAAGATGCGGTTGCTTTTTATAAGGAAACGAATGACTGGTTCCATCATTTCATAATGGATTGCTGTGATGTTAAAGAAGGGCTCATAGAAAAATCAGGAAGAGTCTACGAGGAATATAGAGCCTATTGTCACCGTTCTGGAGAATTCCCTAGAAGCACGACTGATTTTTATACAGCTCTTGCCTCAGCGGGATTTGAACGGAAGAAGACCAATCGTGGTACTTTCATCCATGGATTGAAATTACAAAGTGAATTTTTATAA
- a CDS encoding ImmA/IrrE family metallo-endopeptidase → MLDKIGYVFPHKKDNVPVLSLSNIEDLTSMIVADYNSELLETPTPFDVDDFIEFYLEYNIEEVHLSKNQCYLGRCVFNDSDVIPIYLPEKDDVTWLTNRSKTILLDARLSEQPNMNHLRRFTLMHEAGHAVQHQKYYSDTQNQLALFDVDDYTSEKLNKNASSRPENVLTFGERRRLVTEEDWLEYQANTFASYMLMNKRSFSKFLENQSYSKSCSRLQRLLIIQEISSVYQVSNDAAAIRLSIHDKQLENEQQVSLF, encoded by the coding sequence ATGTTAGACAAAATTGGATATGTTTTTCCTCATAAGAAAGATAATGTACCGGTACTGAGCTTAAGTAATATCGAGGACCTTACTAGTATGATTGTTGCTGATTACAATTCTGAATTATTAGAAACCCCTACTCCATTTGATGTAGATGATTTCATTGAATTCTATTTAGAATATAATATTGAAGAAGTTCATTTGTCCAAGAATCAGTGTTACTTAGGTAGGTGTGTTTTTAACGATAGCGACGTTATACCGATATATTTACCTGAGAAAGATGATGTTACTTGGTTAACCAATAGATCTAAAACGATTTTATTGGATGCCCGTTTATCTGAACAACCAAATATGAATCATTTACGAAGATTTACTTTAATGCATGAAGCTGGTCACGCAGTGCAGCATCAAAAATACTACTCTGATACACAGAACCAGCTTGCTCTTTTTGATGTTGATGATTATACATCTGAAAAATTAAATAAAAACGCATCATCAAGACCAGAGAATGTTTTAACTTTCGGTGAAAGAAGGAGACTAGTTACAGAAGAAGATTGGTTAGAGTATCAAGCGAATACTTTTGCTTCATATATGTTAATGAATAAAAGAAGTTTTTCAAAGTTTTTAGAGAACCAGTCGTACTCAAAATCGTGTTCACGACTCCAAAGACTATTAATAATTCAAGAAATTTCATCGGTTTATCAGGTATCGAATGATGCTGCTGCCATTAGACTCTCTATACATGATAAGCAATTGGAAAATGAACAACAAGTGAGCTTGTTTTAA
- a CDS encoding VRR-NUC domain-containing protein has protein sequence MREKEIEQQLIRAVRCLGGWCLKWTSPSLTGIPDRIVLLPGGKLAFVEVKAPGHKPRKLQQKRINQLQSLDFKCFVLDSTEDISRILEEVIRDGV, from the coding sequence ATGAGAGAAAAGGAAATTGAACAGCAATTAATTAGAGCAGTCAGATGTCTTGGAGGATGGTGTTTAAAGTGGACGAGTCCAAGTTTAACTGGGATTCCTGACCGAATAGTATTGCTTCCAGGAGGTAAGCTGGCTTTTGTTGAAGTGAAAGCACCCGGTCATAAACCTCGTAAACTTCAACAGAAACGGATTAACCAACTTCAATCCTTAGATTTTAAATGCTTTGTACTAGATAGCACAGAAGATATATCAAGAATACTTGAGGAGGTGATTCGTGATGGAGTTTAA
- a CDS encoding DUF2800 domain-containing protein, with translation MGSKKHALLSASSSQKWLNNPKIARLEEIATEEYRVDDSNVYAEKGTIAHALAEAKLQSALGKQVSTPKSSYIDEDMEMYTDDYVQFVQERIYQFKHKPLVLIEQRLDFTEYAPEGFGTVDCVLVGDGTIQVIDFKYGKGYVKTENNTQMMLYALGAIQMFDGIYDIQEIYMTIYQPRIGNIDTWVIDKEALLDWANGELKEKAQLAYEGKGDFEPGPWLRLTKLRAISKDRAIQLLMLQKYELKKAHLLTDAEITEILPKLDDLIDWAKSLKEYAEQQAIDHQKQWPGFKLVEGRTTRKYMDVALVEQRANEKGIQDIHEVKLKALTKLEKQIGNKKFNEIFGDLIMRSAGKIQLVPDSDGRPAIVRHDVKEDFK, from the coding sequence TTGGGTAGTAAGAAACACGCGCTACTCTCTGCATCAAGCTCCCAGAAGTGGTTAAACAATCCAAAGATTGCACGGCTTGAAGAAATTGCAACTGAGGAATATAGGGTGGATGATTCTAATGTCTACGCTGAAAAAGGAACAATTGCTCATGCCCTTGCAGAGGCAAAGCTACAAAGCGCATTAGGGAAACAGGTGTCTACTCCCAAATCTTCTTATATTGATGAGGACATGGAGATGTATACAGATGACTATGTTCAATTCGTTCAGGAACGGATCTATCAATTTAAGCATAAACCGCTCGTGCTTATCGAACAGCGTCTCGACTTCACTGAGTATGCGCCTGAAGGATTTGGTACTGTCGACTGTGTATTAGTGGGAGATGGAACTATTCAAGTCATCGACTTTAAGTACGGAAAAGGCTACGTGAAGACCGAAAATAATACTCAAATGATGTTATATGCCTTAGGAGCTATCCAAATGTTCGATGGTATCTATGACATTCAAGAGATTTACATGACCATCTATCAACCTCGAATTGGAAACATCGATACTTGGGTGATTGATAAAGAGGCTCTTCTTGATTGGGCTAATGGTGAGTTAAAAGAAAAAGCACAATTAGCCTATGAAGGAAAGGGTGATTTTGAACCTGGACCATGGCTTCGCTTAACGAAATTGAGAGCTATTTCTAAAGATCGAGCAATTCAACTATTAATGCTTCAAAAGTACGAATTGAAGAAAGCTCATCTATTGACCGATGCAGAGATTACAGAGATTCTGCCAAAGTTAGATGATTTGATTGATTGGGCTAAGTCATTAAAAGAGTACGCTGAACAACAAGCCATCGACCATCAAAAGCAATGGCCTGGTTTTAAGTTAGTGGAAGGCCGAACCACTCGAAAATATATGGATGTAGCTTTAGTGGAGCAACGAGCAAATGAAAAAGGTATTCAAGATATTCATGAAGTGAAATTAAAGGCTCTAACTAAATTAGAGAAACAAATCGGTAACAAGAAATTTAATGAAATATTTGGTGATTTGATAATGCGCTCAGCAGGTAAAATACAGTTAGTCCCAGATAGTGATGGACGACCAGCCATTGTCAGACACGATGTTAAAGAAGACTTTAAATAG
- a CDS encoding sigma-70 family RNA polymerase sigma factor, which translates to MKQYKPLTVKYIGKSGKEIELMIEEFPDDQELIIAVSDSNYQAEWKTELLDFYYEEKLNDRKQSRSDRHRSYEDISREDYKNRKLQKRVIESNIDVESQVLSRIWMNELTSILSDRQIYLIQRCLIDGESYSSIAREEGKDESAIRKAVNRAKIKLKKYFQDRPN; encoded by the coding sequence GTGAAACAGTATAAACCGTTAACAGTGAAGTATATAGGGAAAAGTGGCAAAGAAATTGAGTTAATGATTGAGGAGTTCCCAGATGACCAGGAATTAATAATAGCTGTGAGTGATTCGAACTATCAGGCTGAGTGGAAAACAGAGCTACTAGATTTTTATTATGAAGAAAAGCTGAATGATAGGAAACAATCCAGAAGTGATCGACATAGGTCTTATGAAGATATAAGTCGTGAGGATTATAAAAATCGTAAATTACAAAAAAGAGTTATTGAATCGAATATTGATGTGGAGTCCCAGGTATTAAGCAGAATATGGATGAATGAGTTAACGAGTATCTTATCTGACCGGCAGATATATTTGATACAAAGATGCCTAATTGATGGAGAAAGTTACTCAAGTATCGCACGAGAAGAAGGCAAAGATGAATCTGCGATACGAAAAGCAGTCAATAGAGCAAAAATCAAATTAAAAAAATATTTTCAGGACCGTCCGAATTAG
- a CDS encoding DEAD/DEAH box helicase, whose product MEFKPHGYQQQMIEYIDTHPVAALFLDMGLGKTVITLTAIKNLMYDSFEVKKVLVIAPLRVARDTWPNEIEKWNHLQDLRYSAVVGNQIERQSALKQEVEIYIINRENVTWLIEKSGYQFDFDMVIIDELSSFKSHAAKRFKSLLKVRPFIKRIVGLTGTPSSNGLMDLWAQFRILDKGERLGRFITHYRQRYFDPDQRNGMVIYSYKPKPEAEEAIYNQIEDITVSMKAEDYLDLPDFITNEVVVRLSDKERKVYDEMRKEMIVEVKDKEIDAINAASLSNKLLQMASGSVYDEQKESVWLHDRKLDALEDLVEAANGKPLLVVYWFKHDLTRITQRFDVKVLKTQQDFQDWNKGLIPIALIHPASAGHGLNLQAGGSTLVWFSLTWSLELYQQTNARLYRQGQKESVVVHHIITEDTIDEDVMKALRLKDKFQNQLMEAVKAELEVS is encoded by the coding sequence ATGGAGTTTAAACCACATGGTTATCAACAACAGATGATTGAATACATTGATACTCATCCTGTCGCGGCTCTGTTTTTAGATATGGGACTTGGAAAGACAGTCATTACTTTGACAGCAATTAAGAATTTGATGTACGACTCTTTTGAAGTAAAGAAAGTCTTGGTGATAGCTCCGTTGAGGGTAGCAAGAGATACCTGGCCCAATGAAATAGAAAAGTGGAACCATCTACAGGATCTTCGTTATTCTGCCGTAGTTGGTAATCAAATAGAAAGACAGTCAGCCCTTAAACAAGAGGTCGAAATATATATCATTAATCGTGAGAATGTCACATGGTTGATCGAAAAGAGTGGTTATCAATTTGATTTTGATATGGTCATCATTGATGAACTCTCTAGTTTTAAGTCACATGCCGCAAAACGTTTTAAATCATTGCTAAAAGTTAGACCTTTTATCAAACGAATTGTCGGACTAACTGGGACGCCATCGAGTAATGGTTTAATGGATTTATGGGCACAATTTCGAATCTTAGATAAGGGAGAGCGTCTTGGACGGTTTATCACTCACTACCGCCAGCGTTACTTTGACCCCGATCAACGGAATGGTATGGTCATTTATTCTTATAAACCTAAGCCTGAAGCAGAAGAAGCAATCTACAATCAAATTGAAGACATTACAGTTTCCATGAAGGCAGAGGACTATTTAGATTTGCCAGACTTTATAACCAATGAAGTAGTTGTTAGGCTATCAGATAAGGAACGCAAAGTTTATGACGAGATGCGAAAAGAAATGATTGTGGAGGTAAAAGACAAAGAAATTGATGCGATTAATGCCGCCAGTCTTTCCAATAAGTTACTCCAAATGGCCAGTGGATCCGTTTACGATGAGCAAAAAGAGAGTGTCTGGCTTCATGACCGTAAGTTAGATGCCCTAGAAGATCTTGTCGAGGCTGCGAATGGAAAACCACTTCTGGTAGTCTATTGGTTCAAACATGACTTAACTCGTATCACCCAACGATTTGATGTGAAGGTATTAAAGACGCAACAAGACTTTCAAGATTGGAATAAAGGATTAATTCCAATCGCTTTGATTCATCCAGCTAGTGCTGGTCATGGTTTAAACTTACAAGCAGGAGGCTCTACTTTAGTTTGGTTTTCATTAACTTGGTCCTTAGAACTTTACCAACAAACCAACGCGCGGCTCTATCGGCAAGGACAAAAGGAGTCAGTTGTAGTCCATCACATTATCACTGAGGATACGATTGATGAGGATGTTATGAAAGCATTAAGGTTAAAAGATAAATTTCAAAATCAATTAATGGAAGCTGTCAAAGCGGAATTGGAGGTAAGTTAG
- a CDS encoding DNA polymerase — translation MRTISIDIETYSSVNLSKCGVYKYAESQDFEVLLFGYSIDSGPVEVLDIALGEVIPDHVLNALLDETVEKWAFNANFERICLSRFLGYPPGRYLEPSGWYCSMVWSASLGLPLSLEKVGEVLGLEHKKMQEGKRLIRYFCTPCKPTKVNKCRTRNLPGHSPQDWKSFKEYNFRDVEVELAIQRRLSKFPVSSEEWNYYHQDQKINDLGIEVDMDLVEGAIYCGRQTREHHLQEAKDLTGLENPNSPLQLKEWLNQQGCPIESMAKKAVKEALETSKGKNKQVLELRQELSKSSVKKYDAMLSVTGLDSRARGLIQFYGANRTGRYAGRLIQVQNLPRNYLTNLKEARNLVKMKDTKSLELLFGSVSNTLSELIRTAFIPKKGHRFIVDDFSSIEARILAWLSKEQWRQQAFKAGKDIYCESASQMFGVPVEKHGVNSHLRQKGKIAELALGYGGSVGALKAMGAIEMGIEEGDLKPLVDAWRQASPNIVDFWWSVDRCTKETVKGRMLTETHGLRFIYESGILFIELPSGRRLAYCKPRIGTNRFGGESVIYAGIGTGNNWQEIESYGAKFVENIVQGIARDILAESMYRLKDYRIVMHVHDEIVLEVPEDQSSIEEISTIMSKQPEWAQGLELGADGFECHFYQKD, via the coding sequence ATGAGGACAATCAGTATTGATATAGAAACATATTCGTCTGTAAATTTATCGAAATGTGGAGTTTATAAATATGCCGAGAGTCAGGACTTTGAGGTCCTGCTCTTTGGCTATTCGATTGATAGTGGACCGGTTGAGGTGTTGGACATAGCTTTAGGCGAAGTAATACCAGACCATGTACTTAATGCTTTATTAGATGAGACTGTGGAAAAGTGGGCATTTAATGCAAATTTCGAACGTATCTGTTTAAGTCGATTCTTGGGATACCCACCGGGACGATATTTGGAACCAAGTGGATGGTATTGCTCTATGGTGTGGTCGGCTTCTCTAGGTTTACCTCTGTCATTAGAGAAAGTTGGTGAGGTACTAGGACTAGAACATAAAAAGATGCAGGAAGGTAAGCGGCTGATTCGATACTTTTGCACACCCTGTAAACCCACGAAAGTGAATAAATGCCGAACAAGGAATCTCCCAGGTCATTCTCCACAAGATTGGAAATCTTTCAAAGAATATAACTTCAGAGATGTTGAAGTGGAATTAGCAATCCAGCGTCGTCTGTCTAAATTTCCTGTCTCAAGTGAGGAATGGAACTACTATCACCAAGACCAGAAAATTAATGATTTAGGTATTGAGGTTGATATGGATTTGGTAGAAGGAGCAATTTATTGCGGCAGACAAACGAGAGAGCATCATCTTCAAGAAGCTAAAGATTTAACAGGCTTAGAGAACCCAAACTCACCCCTTCAATTAAAAGAGTGGCTCAATCAACAAGGGTGTCCCATCGAATCTATGGCAAAAAAAGCAGTGAAAGAGGCTTTAGAAACTTCAAAGGGAAAGAACAAGCAAGTGCTCGAACTCCGGCAAGAACTTTCGAAGTCGAGTGTGAAGAAATATGATGCGATGCTATCAGTGACGGGATTGGATTCCAGAGCACGAGGACTTATCCAGTTTTACGGAGCCAATCGAACCGGGCGTTATGCTGGCCGCCTGATTCAAGTACAAAATCTCCCGCGTAACTACCTAACTAATCTAAAGGAAGCTCGTAATTTAGTAAAAATGAAAGATACCAAAAGTTTGGAACTATTATTTGGTTCAGTATCTAATACCTTATCGGAATTGATCCGAACAGCTTTTATTCCCAAGAAGGGTCATCGATTTATCGTAGATGACTTTTCTTCCATCGAAGCACGAATCTTAGCATGGCTATCCAAGGAACAATGGCGACAACAAGCTTTTAAAGCAGGGAAGGATATTTACTGTGAGTCTGCTTCCCAGATGTTTGGTGTTCCCGTTGAAAAGCATGGAGTGAATAGCCATCTCCGTCAAAAAGGGAAAATTGCTGAATTAGCTCTCGGTTATGGGGGTTCTGTCGGCGCACTTAAAGCCATGGGAGCCATTGAGATGGGGATAGAAGAAGGAGACCTAAAACCACTAGTTGATGCCTGGCGTCAAGCGAGTCCCAACATAGTCGATTTCTGGTGGTCAGTGGATCGCTGCACAAAAGAAACAGTGAAAGGACGGATGCTAACTGAAACGCATGGGCTTCGTTTTATCTATGAATCGGGAATTTTATTTATTGAGTTACCTTCCGGACGTCGGTTAGCTTACTGCAAGCCTCGCATCGGAACCAATCGTTTTGGAGGAGAATCAGTTATTTATGCGGGAATAGGGACTGGCAATAACTGGCAAGAAATTGAATCCTATGGAGCTAAGTTTGTCGAGAATATCGTACAAGGCATTGCACGAGATATTTTAGCTGAATCCATGTATCGACTAAAAGATTATCGCATCGTAATGCACGTCCATGATGAAATTGTCTTGGAAGTTCCAGAAGACCAATCTAGTATTGAAGAAATATCAACCATCATGAGTAAACAGCCAGAATGGGCTCAAGGTTTAGAACTTGGAGCCGATGGTTTTGAATGTCACTTTTATCAAAAAGATTAA